One window from the genome of Fulvivirga lutea encodes:
- a CDS encoding outer membrane beta-barrel protein translates to MKKIYGLFIFLFVAGISYSQPAYLNKYNSKKPSQGDRFLKTQWWLGFKAGINLTEATPDATYSGYSPTNYDASLLEKKYDSFDGINGQAGLEITFYHQGFSFSFQPNYRRQTFGYSNSYEWTSSEDASNTISLNYDQNHKLDYIDLPLIIKYDILKSTKLRPFVQAGFFYSTMVSALKEVEISGEDLASGSAGPFENQTVIIGAEDLFIKPSWGYLLGGGLAYDFWNVRLVLDASYRIGSTNITNAKNRYSENQLSGLGDAMDDIKMDNITVNFGLLFPLRFISSDGHNAVR, encoded by the coding sequence ATGAAGAAAATTTACGGTCTATTTATTTTTTTATTCGTAGCTGGTATATCTTATTCACAACCGGCTTATTTAAATAAATACAATTCAAAAAAGCCAAGTCAAGGTGATCGTTTTCTGAAAACGCAGTGGTGGCTAGGCTTTAAAGCTGGAATAAACCTTACTGAAGCAACGCCTGATGCCACGTATTCGGGCTACAGCCCTACTAATTACGATGCCTCTTTGCTGGAGAAAAAGTACGATAGCTTTGATGGGATAAATGGCCAGGCAGGTTTAGAAATCACTTTTTACCACCAAGGTTTTAGCTTTAGTTTTCAACCGAATTACAGAAGACAAACCTTTGGGTATTCTAACTCTTATGAATGGACAAGCTCAGAGGATGCAAGTAATACAATAAGCCTTAATTACGACCAAAATCATAAACTAGATTATATTGATCTGCCACTCATCATTAAATACGATATTCTAAAATCAACTAAATTGAGGCCATTTGTTCAAGCTGGTTTTTTCTATTCCACCATGGTAAGTGCCTTGAAAGAGGTTGAAATTAGTGGTGAAGATTTAGCTTCAGGCAGTGCAGGCCCATTTGAAAACCAGACTGTAATTATTGGCGCAGAAGATCTTTTTATTAAACCATCCTGGGGTTATTTATTGGGTGGCGGATTGGCCTATGACTTTTGGAATGTACGTCTAGTTTTAGATGCTTCGTATAGGATTGGTTCAACTAATATTACCAATGCTAAAAACAGGTATTCAGAAAATCAACTTTCGGGACTTGGTGATGCTATGGACGATATTAAAATGGATAACATCACCGTTAATTTCGGGCTGTTGTTCCCATTAAGATTTATTAGTAGTGATGGCCATAATGCAGTTAGATAA
- the metF gene encoding methylenetetrahydrofolate reductase [NAD(P)H]: MKITEQIANSDKTLFSFEILPPLKGDNIKNLFSHIDPLMEFKPPFIDVTYHREEYVYKKRENGLLERKSTRKRPGTVGICAAIKNRYEVEAVPHIICGGFNKEETENALIDLDFLGIHNVLVLQGDAIKTEPMFVAEEGGHKYASELLGQVKDMNNGIYLDEELQNASPTNFCIGVAGYPEKHYTAPNLKSDLKYLKMKVEMGADYIVTQMFFDNGKFFEFVDKCRAEGINVPIIPGLKPITTKRQISVLPRFFHIDIPEDLADAIEGAKDNAQAKEIGVEWSIQQSKELMDYGVPVLHYYSMGKSDPVYNIAKELF; this comes from the coding sequence ATGAAAATAACAGAACAAATAGCAAATTCAGATAAGACACTTTTTAGTTTTGAGATTTTACCTCCACTTAAAGGTGATAATATTAAAAACCTATTTAGTCATATTGACCCTTTAATGGAGTTTAAACCGCCTTTTATAGACGTTACCTATCATAGAGAGGAATATGTGTATAAAAAGAGAGAGAATGGCTTATTGGAACGTAAATCAACACGTAAACGACCTGGCACTGTTGGTATTTGTGCGGCTATCAAAAATAGGTATGAAGTTGAAGCTGTCCCACATATAATTTGTGGAGGATTTAACAAAGAAGAAACTGAGAATGCCCTGATAGATCTTGACTTCTTAGGCATTCATAATGTGCTGGTTCTACAAGGAGATGCAATTAAAACAGAACCTATGTTTGTGGCTGAGGAAGGAGGGCATAAATACGCCAGTGAGTTACTTGGGCAGGTAAAAGATATGAACAATGGTATTTATTTGGATGAAGAACTTCAAAATGCTAGCCCTACCAATTTTTGTATTGGGGTAGCAGGTTATCCCGAAAAGCACTACACAGCGCCTAACCTGAAAAGTGACTTAAAATACCTGAAAATGAAGGTTGAAATGGGTGCTGATTATATCGTGACTCAAATGTTTTTTGACAATGGGAAGTTTTTTGAGTTTGTAGATAAATGTAGGGCTGAGGGTATAAACGTGCCTATTATTCCCGGTCTGAAGCCAATAACTACTAAGAGACAGATATCTGTGCTGCCGAGGTTTTTTCATATTGATATACCTGAAGATCTAGCTGATGCTATTGAAGGTGCAAAAGACAATGCGCAGGCTAAAGAAATAGGGGTGGAGTGGTCTATCCAACAATCAAAAGAGCTTATGGATTATGGCGTACCAGTGTTACACTACTACTCCATGGGTAAATCTGATCCGGTATACAATATAGCGAAGGAGCTTTTCTAG
- a CDS encoding DUF1501 domain-containing protein — protein sequence MRRRDFLKKIPIAAGASLTLNSIPVRVMAEKGHFLRLAESSTNDRVLIILQLHGGNDGLNTLIPVDQYDLYYSRRANIAIPARNSVRKYIPLDSTLPLEDQVGLHPDMIDAKDLYDRGRMGIVQGVSYPNNNGSHFRGRDIWHMGGGPDDYYSSGWVGRYLQQEISPQIYPDDFPNSNCPDPLAIEMGSDVSLVFHQPGNIPTSISLAGTPDSFANLVENLEGFDDQLIDPRGKPPTNLDNTPYGKEMNWILGLEDKSEDYAARLKAVYDASSASSVTYPEVYPFNAPTGSLRNPLSSQLQIVARLLAGGGAGQGVGTKVFMLRIGGFDTHAGQVEGYDPTMGAHATKLYHISAAMKAFQNDLKARGLEDRVLTVTTSEFGRRIDSNGSFGTDHGTGGPMMIFGKGVNPGITGTNQDLSNRERNVQMQYDYRQVYANILKDWMQVDEEVIANDIFFGNFIDGPKEDGGFYEPLPVAVEQITSTEGFFKDRFKINKIYPNPAAGKTNISYFINTENQVNIQLFDLRGRLIKVLINERKTAGEHNQQLDLRGIESGTYILKLESGLLKESMKLIIRE from the coding sequence ATGAGAAGAAGAGATTTTCTAAAAAAGATACCTATAGCAGCTGGCGCATCATTAACGCTAAACTCTATACCCGTTCGGGTGATGGCAGAAAAAGGCCATTTCCTGCGGTTAGCCGAATCAAGTACCAATGATCGGGTGTTGATTATTTTACAACTTCATGGTGGTAATGATGGCTTAAATACACTTATTCCTGTTGATCAGTACGATTTGTATTACAGTAGAAGAGCAAACATTGCCATTCCTGCGCGAAATAGCGTAAGAAAATATATACCATTAGATAGCACTTTGCCTCTTGAAGATCAGGTTGGCCTCCACCCTGATATGATAGATGCTAAAGACTTGTATGATAGAGGCCGAATGGGAATAGTACAAGGTGTATCTTACCCCAACAACAACGGCTCACACTTTAGAGGAAGAGATATTTGGCACATGGGTGGTGGACCGGATGATTACTATTCTTCAGGATGGGTAGGCAGATATCTACAGCAAGAAATATCACCGCAGATATACCCTGATGATTTTCCAAACTCCAATTGCCCTGACCCTTTAGCTATAGAAATGGGTAGTGATGTTTCACTAGTATTTCATCAACCAGGTAATATTCCAACATCTATTTCACTGGCAGGAACTCCTGATTCGTTTGCCAATTTGGTAGAAAACTTAGAAGGTTTTGACGATCAGCTGATAGATCCTAGAGGTAAACCACCTACTAACTTGGATAACACTCCTTATGGTAAAGAAATGAATTGGATTCTAGGCCTTGAGGATAAATCTGAAGATTATGCAGCCAGGTTAAAGGCAGTATATGATGCATCAAGTGCTAGCTCTGTTACTTACCCGGAGGTTTATCCATTTAATGCACCAACAGGTAGTTTGAGAAACCCTTTAAGCTCTCAATTACAAATTGTAGCTCGTTTATTAGCCGGTGGTGGAGCTGGCCAGGGAGTAGGCACCAAAGTATTCATGTTAAGAATTGGTGGTTTTGATACTCATGCAGGTCAAGTGGAAGGTTATGACCCTACAATGGGTGCACATGCGACTAAATTATACCATATAAGTGCTGCTATGAAAGCATTCCAAAATGATTTAAAGGCCAGAGGCCTTGAAGATAGAGTGCTTACTGTTACGACCTCTGAATTTGGTAGAAGAATAGATTCCAACGGTAGCTTTGGTACTGACCATGGTACAGGAGGCCCAATGATGATATTTGGCAAAGGTGTAAACCCTGGAATTACCGGAACTAATCAAGATTTAAGTAACCGTGAACGTAATGTTCAAATGCAATATGACTACCGCCAGGTATATGCCAACATTTTAAAAGACTGGATGCAGGTAGACGAAGAAGTTATAGCTAATGACATATTTTTCGGAAACTTTATTGACGGCCCGAAAGAAGATGGCGGATTTTATGAACCACTACCTGTGGCCGTGGAACAAATTACCAGCACAGAAGGATTCTTCAAAGATCGATTCAAGATCAACAAAATATATCCAAATCCGGCAGCTGGCAAAACAAATATAAGCTACTTTATCAATACTGAGAATCAAGTAAATATTCAGCTTTTCGATTTAAGAGGAAGATTAATAAAAGTTTTGATTAACGAGCGAAAAACTGCCGGAGAACATAATCAGCAGCTGGATTTACGAGGAATAGAAAGCGGAACTTATATTTTGAAGCTTGAATCAGGATTGTTAAAAGAGTCTATGAAACTAATTATAAGAGAATAG